The segment TACTTCTATCCGAAAGATTTCACGGCCGGCTGCACCACAGAGGTCTGCACCTACCGCGATGACACGGCCAAGCTGCACAAGGCCGGCGCCGAAGTGCTGGGCGTGAGCCTGGACGACGTCAAGTCGCACCAGGAGTTCGCCGAGAAGTACCACGTGCCGTTCCCGCTCCTGTCGGATGCCGACAGCTCGGTGGCCACCCAGTACGGCGTGCTCAGCGACATGGCCGGCCACAAGTACGCCCGCCGCGAAACCTTCCTGATCGACCCGAGCGGCAAGATCGTCAAGGTCTACAAGGACGTCGATCCGGAGAAGAACTCCGGCCAGGTGCTGGCTGACATCGCCGCGCTGAAGGGCAAGGGTGCCTGAGGGTGTTTGACGTCAAGAAGGCCCCGCCCCGGGGCCGTCCGTTCGCGGTATGGCGCATCGTCGTCTGGATGGTGATGCTGCTGGCGGCCGTGGGCTTCGTCATCAATGGCTACGCCGCCGTGGTCATCGGCCAGGCCGTGCTGGCCATGTCGGACCCGGTGGCCGCCGAGATGAACCCGCGCATCGCCCTGGCATGGTCCGTGGGCTATGCGCTGGCCGCGTTCGCCACCATGGCCGTCGCGCTGGCCGCGCTGCGCTGGCGCGAAGGAGCCCGCAAGGCCATGCGCGTCATCGCGCTGGTCCTCGCCGCGTGGGCCGCCTGGACCGCGTGGATGGCCTTCGGCCAGTGGCAGCAGCTTGGCGTCGTCCT is part of the Luteibacter pinisoli genome and harbors:
- a CDS encoding peroxiredoxin, giving the protein MRRFVSLIALSLVSVAAWAASPVAGDKAPDFKLQDQNGKWHTLDTHKGQWLVLYFYPKDFTAGCTTEVCTYRDDTAKLHKAGAEVLGVSLDDVKSHQEFAEKYHVPFPLLSDADSSVATQYGVLSDMAGHKYARRETFLIDPSGKIVKVYKDVDPEKNSGQVLADIAALKGKGA